The genomic DNA ACGTGGTGATGCTAGAATCGTAGAACACGTATGATTGCTgatatttgtgtttttgaatttTGAAGTTCTGTGCTGTGGTTGTTAAAATAGGTTTTTCTCGTTTCATTTATTTGAGAATAATTAGATTGTGCCTATTGTTTACAGTTATTGTTGATTGGTGGGGAGGAATCAGGAAATCATAATTTGTTTATAGTAGGAACTTTTGAAATATTTGTAGCCGTGCAGTACTTGTGGATGATGAGGTTTTGGGCATTAATGTATTGACGGCTCTTTAGTAGATGTGACAACATTTCCTTACATGTAAAGTTTCACATTGCTCTTGCTGTTTACTAGAGAAATATAGATAGGAGCTTTTAAATCTGTAAGGGGTTTATTGGAAGTTAATTATATCAGTAACAAATTTTGCAAATCGGAAAATTAATTCGATGTGAAGAGATATCGATAAATTTCATGGTCTTTGATTAACACTTTTTTTCTTTGATGCCTTTGTTTTGTAATAGTACTGCTTGTTTCTCTCATCAGGAAATCAAGGATTCTCAGTTTTAATTCACTTCAAGTCCACACCGATTTTGCTGCCATCACCATACAAGTTCTTTATCGCCTGCTGGAGGTGTGTTATCCTGTGACTTTCTGCTTTACTCTTTTTGCTGAAATTCTTTTCCTGAAATTGCTGCAGCTTTCAAGCTTTGTCTCTGGACTCTGGTTCATTATAGGAAAGTCTTATGCTCAGTATTGTTTCTTAAGCTACAGGAGGAATCTTAATATGTGAAATTTGACTAGAAGAACTGTAGCTCAAGCTGAGTCAACTGTAGAGAACATGCTGAAACTTTTTGATTCTCATTGTCACCTCCAGGACCATCGAATCTCAAATGTTGTCCCTAAACTAATTAGAACGACTCTTGATAACAGTGTAGTTTATTTTGCTGTAAATGGAACCTCGGAGAAGGATTGGCCTGTGGTAAAGGAGATGAGTGACAGCTATCCTTGTATACTTCCCTCTTTTGGGATTCATCCCCTTTGGGTTGCTGAGAGGAATCCTAACTGGTTTAGTACTTTGAAGGATTTTTTTGAGGCTAATCCCTGTGCAGCAGTAGGTGAGATTGGATTGGACAAAGGTACGCGCGGAAAGAAGGTTGACTTTGCAGATCAAATTGAGATATTCCAGCAGCAGCTTCAACTTGCTAAGGGGTTAAATAGACCGGCATCAGTTCATTGTGTGCGGGCCTTTGGAGATCTTCTTCCAGTAATGAAATCTTTGGGGCCATTCCCTGCCGGTGTGATACTACACTCATACCTGGGTTCTGCGGAGATGGTTCCTGAATTTGCTAAACTTGGTGCTTACTTCTCCTTTTCCGGGTACCTTATGTTCTTGAAAGAAAGCAAAGCAAAGAAAATGCTGAAATCGGTACCTGCTGATCGAATTTTATTGGAGACTGATGCACCAGATGGGCTACCAAAAGCTGATAATTTGGATTCGCTATTTTATATCGAAAATGATTCTTCTTTTCCTGAGGATCATAATGTTGAAGTTCAAAACGCAGCTCCAATTAATGGCAGTTCCTCCAACAGTACGTGCTGCGATGCGAAAAGCTCCTCTGCAGTACTGAGTGAAACTCTGAATCATCCAGCCAACATAAAAACTGTACTCGCTTATGTAGCATCGCTGCTTGATGTCAATCAAGAAGAACTTGCAGATCTAACTTATGAAAATGCATCACGCTTGTTTTCTTATGAAGGTTCCAAGTTAATTCCAAAAGGTTAGTCATGTGCTGCTATTTTATCACAGATTCATTTTGTCTACTTCCAACTGGTTCTAGTTTTCTATTTGTCTATTAGCTTTATCTGTGTGCATTTGTATGTATAGATTTCTCTTATATTGGCATATATCTACAGACTAGAATAGGAAACCCCCATTCTGATGCATGTCAGCTTGGGCCTGATTCTGGAAGGCCCGGCGTAAACAGAAGtggaatttttaaaaatatacaaAAACATGAAATTCTGTAGAATTTTAAAAGATAAAGGTCATCCTTAGGTTGTCGCACTCATTTTTCAGAGTTCTTAGCACCGTGCTTAAAAGGACAAACCATACATGTGCCTGTTCGCACTCTTATAGCTACCATCTTCCTGTCCAACTTGGGAAACCTACTAACTAGCCTATATCAGTAGTAATATTCTTAATTTTGCAGCAGAAGTTTAGGAATCCGAAAGATCCCCTACTCCAGATCTAAGTTTATCGAATCTGCTTTTGGAGACTATATTAGGTTCCTGTGCCTTATTCCTTGATACTTGGAGATTTTACGCTTCAGATTTGAGATTTGCATGCAGATAATATTTGGCAGTTGcttgtttattttattttggaAATTGGGAATCCAcaaaaaaaatgattttgaaCTAATTGCCAATGATGTCACCTCTTCTACTTCCTTAGGACTGTCATTTCTAGCACTAAAAAATAGAGATTTCTAAAGAAATTTCATGTTTCATTTGTATACATTAAATTTCCATTTGTCATATCTCTCTAAGAAATTCCTTCTTCCATTACATTAAATTTTGGAAAACTTTTTTATATGTGAACTTTATAAATTCAGACATCTTTCACATCCCGACTCGATCCCTGATCTGTGTTTTCCATTATCCCTTCTCTAATTAGGGAAAGACAGAAACTGCTCATTAGAAGCCTTGGGTATGTTCTATCATCTATGCACTAAAAAACCTTAATAAATTTAAAAGTCTTTGCTTTCCCAAATATGTCAATATTAAGCATCATGTATAAAttgattaaaaaaaaattatctttGATTGTATATCGCACATTTAATTGCTGATTATAAAATGACAAAATCTAAATTAAACGTATACGCAGTTTATCTCACTCGTAAGTAGGTTATGGAGGTTTAGATGTATGACTTATATTACCGGTTCCCCCCCCCCTCAAGTACAGAGTCTGTTGTAACATATAATTTGGAAAGTTATGTGAGATGTTGAAGAATATgaatatattaatataaaaaaaCTGCAAAAATCATCGGAAATCTAATCTCGTTGACAAATGAAGACATGCAGGAAAGAAGCATAATATAGCATAAAATGATTCTTTTTTTAATAAGAAAATAAAAGCGAAAAAGTAAGAAGCTAAGTACTAGCTATAGTCCAACTCTTCACACCTAAATACTAACACGCTAGCTGATACCCCCAACACTCTTTGGTTCTTAGCCTTACAGGAAATCAACTGCTAAAATTTTGCTACCCTAGAAATTCCTTAGAAACTCGTGGATGATTTATTTTTCTTGTCTAGTATTTTAACTACAGTTACTTTTTATACTTATTCTTTAGCTCCACAATATTAAGCACCGGCTAAAAATCTGTCTGGAATGAGAAAAAACAATCAAGTGAGAAATGTGTGCAAGTCTGATGCAGGCCGGTAAAAAAGATAAGATGGATTAACTATAAAATTGGATGACCACTGTTATATCCTGTCATAGACATTACACGCAGAATAATCTTAGTAGACTCTCCATCAATTGTATATTTTTGGACCAGCTTTAGTAAAAACAATATATGATTTCTTTAATTAGTTAAAAAAATTCTGTATGGTTTCTTCTATTCTATACAAGCTTAAAGAGTTATAAAAAAATGAAATGAGATCATCGTTTGTGATAGATTTACCATTTGCAACACTTTCTTCCTCCTTGATACTTCCTCGTAATGCCTTTAATGCATATCATAAAGTATGTTGTGTTTTATTACATTGTAATCGAATATGTGATTTTTCGAGCAGGTCAAGTGCACAATTCCTAAGAAAGCTGATTTAATCCTTATGTTAGGGGGCGTTACGTGATGCTCTCTCAGACATAGAAAGTGAGTGTAAGAAATCGGAGATGGTACTTCGTATTCAATAAAAAAAAGGTTGCGAAATGTAACTTATTTAATGTTGCTAAGGTTACCTCTGCCTGAGATGCATGTGATTTTTAGTATAAAAAAATAATAGCATTTGTGTAAATGTATGTAATTTTCTGTAATTACAATAATAGCCTCATGTATCTATTTATATGAGAATTTGTTTGTCAGGAAACTTGGGTGAGATAAAAGTGCAACCTAATAAAATTAAACTGCAACTTAATAAAGAAATATATGACATTTGAGCAACAGTACACAGATTCAAAATTTGTAGAAACTAAAGTTGAACATCTTTTAATATATTATAAAGAACACGGAAGTTGAAAAAGaggattttaaaattaaaatatttgagTGGATCTATGGATACCATTATTAATCCACTTCTGATAGTGTATAAAAAAACAAAAACTTGACGAAGACTTTATTTAAAAGACGTCTGAGATAAGAATCATACAGAAATTACATTTTAATCGGCTTGCGATTAGACTattaaaaagaagaaaattaAACGAGGCAAATCAAGAACATATGGCTGATGCGTTTATAGCTGATCTTGCTAGTGGACTAGTTCTCAAGCTTGGTTCACTTGCAACTGATGAAGTGATTCAGGCTTGGAATCTTGATGAAAATATTGTTACACTGCGCGAAAGGTTGGAATTAATTGATGCTCTTTTTATCTGATGTTAATGCCAATAAACTAACAACATATGCTATCCAAAACTGGTTCAATAAACTTGAATCTGTTGCTTTATGAATGAACTTGCGTATGAAGTTACTCGACAAAGGTTGGAAAATCGTCGTGAGGTACATGACTTCTTCGTCCCTTTTAAAAACAACTAATTGTATTGTTTTAAGGTGGCTCGTAAGGTCAAGTCTATTCATTTGACCAATTTTTTAAGGGGTCGTTTGGTTCAGGAAATTTTGGTATCAGGTATGGGTTTTGTCCATTTCAAACTCATACCTGATGtttgtttcataatttttattAGCTGAAACCTATACCTAAAATCCACCAGGAATCAAATTTGATACCTTACGTGGGAGGTGGGTATGGAGAAGAGGTATGAGGTatcatatttatttttattattaatctTATTTCTACAATTAAATACAATTTCAGTTCAcaaattttttaatttgatatattattaatttattttaaataaaatcataataattttttatttaatgccaattagtaagatttaatttattcaaaaatattaaattattatctATTGGTTAAAGTATATTATACTAATAATATacttttttattaaattttttatttataaattgtaTAAAAACTTAGTTTTAATGCACAGTATATACTTACACATAATATTAGAATCAAAATTGAGCTAtctattatattttaaattaaacGAATTCATCCCAGAAATGAACCAAACACATAGTATCAGGAATCATTCCTCATCCCCATACCAGCTTAAACCGATTCCTGATTCCAAACCGATACCGGCTTCTGAACCAAACGACCCCTAAATGGGCGGGAGATATTGGATTTCAGCTTGTAGCACGTTTAAGTTCAATTGTGCAATCTAGAGAAATTCGCAAGATCCCGCTCTTAGAAGATGAGTCGCTCTTAGTTGGAAGAGAAAATATAAATCATATTTAGTTCAAAGAGTGTGTAAAAAACATGAACATGATTTACAAGTTATTGTTGTAAAAGGAATGGGAGGTTTAGGCAGACAACTCTAGTTAAGACGAAAAGGATCGATGTGGGTTAGTGTTACACCCAGATTCCTTTATAAGGATGAACAGGCTTCGGCCTCCGTAATAATGCCTTCGACCTTTATCTGAAAGTGCAGAGAATGCGAGGGATTGTTCCCCCGATTCACTTCCGTTGTGAGAATAAGAACCTGGTTGTAAAATGGgtagaaaatataaaaaaaatagagTGTTGAGAGAATCAGTGTGTGTATTTCTTACTTTACAAGGGATTTTACACCCATGTCTGCTATAAATGTTCTTCTGTTACTCATCATTAAGGAGGGAGTGAAAAAGGGGGCGTTACGCCTCTTAGCTTCCAACGGTTTGGAAGGCGAAGTGGGCCACATCCCATGGTCTTCCGTGGGCCTTCGGCTCATGGGCCTGGTGGACCTTCGGCCCAATAGTGCAGCTGTCAGATGGGCCTTCATTCAGTGGGTCGTATTGGGCCCACAGCCAACATGTCCCTGTCCTTCGGCTGGGCCTTCGGTCGGGCCGATGGATATCAGTTTTGGCCCATATTGGGGCGAAGAAACCCTAGGGCGACTGCTTCAGTTTTGCCTCAGTCTTCGTTCGTACACGTGGAAAGCTTGTGAAAACTTGTGGGTGCATTAAAGTGATAGTTGTTGGCACGTCATTCCATGGCTCAATCTCAGCCATTGAATCTCAACCGTTTCAATCTGGGACGTCCATTTCAAAACCCCTCAAACGTCGCCCTTTTTGGCACCTAAACTCATTTTTGGGCGCCTATATAAGAGTCACAGTGTGTTTCTTTTTAGCATTTTCCGGTCTCTAATTACAAACAGCAACAACATTGTCGAGTTTTCCGATCACGGGCAACAACAACTCCGTTTTTCTAGACCATCCCATTTCAATCCAAGAGCATCTTCAAATCAGTAAGCCCCCGTTTCCCTTTTAGTGTACTTTACATTTTTATGCAAGTTTTTCAGTTTTATTGTTTTTGCATGTAAGTCCAGAGGCGCTTTTCTGGGTTTTTATATGTGTTTTGCTGTTTTTTGGTGTATGGGATATTTTCTGGGTACTTTATATGAGTTATCTGGGTTTTGTTTGTCTTAGGGGAGGCCCATGGGTTTAAAGATGGCATGTGAGGCGTTTTATGGCCAAGACTCTCTTCGGGGGGGTTCTTGGTTTTAGAACATGCTTCGGGAGCCGACCCAGGGTGTAGATGTTTAGTCTGGAGTTTAAAAATGGCATGCGAAGGGGGTTTGG from Apium graveolens cultivar Ventura chromosome 5, ASM990537v1, whole genome shotgun sequence includes the following:
- the LOC141724389 gene encoding uncharacterized protein LOC141724389, with protein sequence MLKLFDSHCHLQDHRISNVVPKLIRTTLDNSVVYFAVNGTSEKDWPVVKEMSDSYPCILPSFGIHPLWVAERNPNWFSTLKDFFEANPCAAVGEIGLDKGTRGKKVDFADQIEIFQQQLQLAKGLNRPASVHCVRAFGDLLPVMKSLGPFPAGVILHSYLGSAEMVPEFAKLGAYFSFSGYLMFLKESKAKKMLKSVPADRILLETDAPDGLPKADNLDSLFYIENDSSFPEDHNVEVQNAAPINGSSSNSTCCDAKSSSAVLSETLNHPANIKTVLAYVASLLDVNQEELADLTYENASRLFSYEGSKLIPKGQVHNS